DNA from Malus sylvestris chromosome 11, drMalSylv7.2, whole genome shotgun sequence:
ACCTGCTCTACGAAGAGTACAATAGGTGGTCTGTTGGTGCAGCCGTATGATTGCCGCTGTCTAGCTGCTGGCTATCTATTGTAATGCTGTTCCCATGTATTGCTCCTTTGGTTCAATGAGAAGTCTATCTTTTCAatcaaaaaagaagaagaaagggaagCCCTCTGTGCATTCCCGACGTTCATGGTGTGTTTACCAAGGGAATAGGatgttttattgttttgaaaaataatagACTTTTTCTGaactttaaaaacaacaaacacGTGACATCTTTTGATTGAGCCAAATCAAAAAATGAGCATACGAAATTTGAGTACCTAAGTATTATTCCCACGATATCACCCTTACACCTTCATGACAATATATTTTCTCACAAAAACTGGTGGAGGTACAGAAAGAATTTATATGTGAGAGTGTGTGTAGTGGTGGCGCTGAAGGAGGGGAGGTGGTGGATATGGGTATTGACATTTCTTTGCCCTCTCTTTGTTCTTGCTGGGCCCTTTTCTGTGTCATTTACTTCAatccatttgtgataaaaaaaaagggcaaaagactgtttactaccctcatgtttcatggttttcaacatttagtacatcaattttttttcgtctcagagtcatacctaaagtgtaaattttaggacaatctcatacatccgttagtcaaactgttaagtcagctgttaactgtgacgtggcgcccatgtggccaATGACttggcgccacgtgtcatccaggtggaaatttaaaaaaaaaattataaaataatatatatatatatattataaaataaaaaataaaaaaaccaaatctgggcagattcggaagaagaaggaagaaggaagaagaagaaaaaaaaaaaggaaaaaaactgggcagatttgaagaagaagaagaagaagatgaagaagaagaaggagaaggaagaaggaggaagaagaaaaaaaaaaaactgggcagattcgaagaagaagaaggaggaagaagaaggaagaagaagaagaaggagaaggaaggaggaagaagaagaaaaaaaaaactgagcagattcgaaggagaagaagaagaaggagaaggaaggaggaaggaaggaggaagaagaaaaaaaaaaaaactgggcagattcgaaggagaagaagaagaaggagaaggaaggaggaaggaggaagaaggaaaaaaaaactgggcagattcgaagaagaagaagaataagaaggaggaagaagaaggaagaagaagaagaaggagaaggaaggaggaagaaggaggaagaaggaaaaaaaaaaaaaactgggcagattcgaagaagaagaagaagaagaaggaagaagaagaaagaggaagaagaagaaggaggaagaagaaaaaaaaaatgggcagattcggaagaaagagaaggaagaaggaagaagaagaaggagaaggaaggaggaagaagaaagaaagaaaaaaaaaaaaaaaacgaatctgcTACCCAGATTcagtcagaggaagaagaaggaagaagaaggaaaaaaaaaaaaaaaacgtttttttttaaatttatttatttattattttataatatgtatatatatatatatatatattttaaatttccatgtggatgacacgtggcgcccagtcattatCCACATGGGTGTCACGTCACTGTTAACggcagacttaacagtttgactaacggatgtatgagactgtcccaaaatttacactttaggtatgactctgggacgaaaaaaacttgatgtactaaatgttgaaaaccacgaaacataagggtagtaaacagtcttttgccctaaaaaaaataaaaaaataaaaaaacatgtaaATTACTTTGCACAAAAGCATTTTACGAATcacattaattttcattttcatttatgTGAATTAGTCAACAGTTAGCTttcaacagaagaaaaaaaaaaaagtcaggcTCGTGCTGCTAGAGGAATTGATCCTTAAAGAACCGCATATTTTGACAGGATTGTACACTTTTATGTCTCGCTATGTGACTTATAAATATGAGTGTTATTCCtactttgattaaaaaaaaataattagtaaACAATTTTATTAAGGGTTTAATTCTGAAACCATCAAATTTCACCTTCTTTTCAATTCAATTCGtctcatttattttgaattagAAGAtgagcacacactttgtgtgtgaacaatttcatttttttttttattaaggatttattttttattaaggagtgtgattagtttttaaatttttttaaaaaaagtatGAGACAATAATGATGAGATCTCTTCATAAGGGCCtatttttcttaatattacataattaccatTTTACCCactttatgtaaatattgtgtataaaaaatgagagtaaaataaaaaaaaatgagaatatgattatcattttgtcaaaatgtaCAATTACCATTTTGCCCTCTTTTTTGTCAAGAATGactcaaaagtgagggcaaaaatgagaagaaaaaaaggcaaAAAGTTGACGAGGATGGTTTTCTAAATATACAGTAAGTGTAGATTGGTAAACGAGCTGAAGTTGGGAGAGAACTTCACATAGCCTCGTCCGTCGATCATATTTTCACggaaaatttttataattttctcAGCAGCGATGAAAACCCACTCTCCTTGTCTAGTTTTCATCTCagttcttctctttcttcttccaattCTAACAACATATACCGAAGCCGAGGTTATAACCCTAACCGCTGACACCTTCTCCGACAAGGTAACAACTGCACAACCCCTTCAAATTCTTCATTGATTTGCATTCAATTTCACTGATCCAATCTAAATAATTTCACGGATCCAATTTTTCAATTTCTACACACAACCCTAACCAGATCATATTTTTCCTTACTCATCAATCCCTGGTGGTCTTATCAATGCTAATCCCTAGTTAGTTTTGCCCTTTTTGTCAATTGTGTTTTGATATAGTATCGGTGACAGAATTAAATGGCGATTGAGTCTACGAAATCGGACTGGAAGTtaaagtgaaattttttatgggTTGAGTTTTATAAGAAATGTATGTTTTTTATTAAGTAGGTAGGAGTTTGGAAAGATATGCCATGCCCGCTAATTAGAAATTTATTTTCCCTTTATCGCCTTGCCGATTGTTTATTTGCGTATGCGTTTTTCGTAGGTGAAGGAGAAAGACACGGCAtggtttgtgaaattttgtgTGCCATGGTGTAAGCATTGGTAAGTTTCTCGCATCTTTCGAGTTTATGATTGGCGAGATTTATTTGATTGTTATTCATACTGGTAATGGTAACATTTGGTTTCAGTAAGAACTTGGGTACATTGTGGGAGGACCTTGGGAAGACAATGGAAGGTGAAGACGAAATAGAGGTTGGGGAGGTTGATTGTAGTACGAGTAAACCAGTATGTTCAAAAGTTGACATTCATTCGTATCCTACGTTTAAAGTATTCTATGATGGTGAAGAAGTTGCAAAATATCAAGGTGCGATTTGAATTTCTTTTCTGCTATATCAGTTGTGTTTCCATCCATAGTCATCTTTGTGCTGCATAAAATCTTTTCTATTTGATCTACTCAGGCTTACTAATATCACTTATACTATCTCTAAACAATTGTGCTTCCAATGTCTATGAAATTCCTGTTGAAGGGCCTTGTCCAGAAAATAGATTTCAAGTGCAAGCTTCTCGCAGGCTTGGGCACGTATTTCCCCTAAAGTGCCTGTTAGTAACAtctgagaagaagaaagtgttcatatatatttattttcaattcagATCAGTAGCACTTGCCTATTCATTTTTGTTCGATACAGGTTCATTTGGGAAAgcattataatttattttgggCATATAAATTGGCCATCACATCCGCGTATCATTCATTATCCAACTTGTCATCTTAAATATAATAACAACACCGGAAATCCATCACAAATAAGAAGTCCTAACATTTGGCTACGGCTGACATTGAAAGAGGCAATATGGTATTGTTGTGGAAAAGTGATAAATACTGCACTTTACCTTATCATACCCCAATGTTGAAAAAGATATTTGcatgtttttatattattttttgcacttttttcttttttggtggaGGAGGAATGTTAGATATAAATTGCGAAAAATGTTTGAGTGGTGCTGTCTTAAGTGTGTACCTGTGAAAGATTTGGCTGCTTTGTTTAGTATAGCGGTGCTAGAGATGAATATTTGTGGTGACTGATCCTTGGCTTATTTAGTATATACATACTTAATATTGGCTGGCTTTGTTTAGTATAAATAATGAATATTTGTGGTGACTGATCCTTGGCTTATTTAGTATATACATACTTAATATTGGCTGGCCTTGTTTAGTATAAATACTGGGACATTGGTTCTGTTAACCATTAGATTGGTGGCCATGACAATGACTATTATTTCTGTGTGATGATGATACCTCAGATTATAGTCAAATAACTAGGTTTCAAAATATAT
Protein-coding regions in this window:
- the LOC126588926 gene encoding protein disulfide-isomerase 5-1-like: MKTHSPCLVFISVLLFLLPILTTYTEAEVITLTADTFSDKVKEKDTAWFVKFCVPWCKHCKNLGTLWEDLGKTMEGEDEIEVGEVDCSTSKPVCSKVDIHSYPTFKVFYDGEEVAKYQGPRDVDSLKKFVLEEAEKAATKAQLDSDKEL